GCGAGNNNNNNNNNNGCCAGACTGGTCGGACATGGAGGCCATGATCCGTGACTGGGTCAATTGGACGTGGCTTTCCGGCGACTGCCTCGTGGAGCAGTTCATCCACCACGTCGACCGGATCTTGTGGGTGATGGGCGGGCCGCCCGTGCGGGCGGTCGGCATGGGCGGTCGTGCGCGGCGGCAAACCGGCGACCAGTATGACTTCTTCAGTATCGACTACGCGCACGAGAATGGCGTGCACTTGCACGCAACCATCAGGCAAGTCGACGGCTGCGCCAACGAGCAGGGAGAAGTGATCGTG
The genomic region above belongs to Luteitalea sp. and contains:
- a CDS encoding oxidoreductase, with protein sequence MIRDWVNWTWLSGDCLVEQFIHHVDRILWVMGGPPVRAVGMGGRARRQTGDQYDFFSIDYAHENGVHLHATIRQVDGCANEQGEVIV